Proteins co-encoded in one Acidobacteriota bacterium genomic window:
- the glmU gene encoding bifunctional UDP-N-acetylglucosamine diphosphorylase/glucosamine-1-phosphate N-acetyltransferase GlmU — protein sequence MDTQQFAIAIMAAGKGTRLKSKRPKVLHEIGGRALLLHVIAAAKKVVPASNIYCIIGHEADRVRAAVESTGVQFVLQPEQRGTGHAMQMVKAFFALSGAPIPENLLVLSGDVPLIRPETITSICETHLREKAAMTILTAVPSDPTGYGRVLRVNPNAPEVTAIVEQKSLNPDQLATPEINSGIYCFRTASLFEKLDRLDTNNAHGEFYLTDVAAMLVADGQRVVAVKADSVDEVLGANTIAEMMHLDAAMRLETTKRLMAAGVTIFRPDTCVIDAEVEIGPDSVIEPYVQLFGATKIGSDCRVRSYSVLQNTTIGDNVTVRNGCIMDSATIANNAIIGPYSHLRPESEIGEGAHVGNFVETKKVTLGAGSKANHLNYLGDAVIGANVNVGAGAITCNYDGVNKHRTTIGDNVFVGSDSTLVAPVTIESGSYIAAGSTITDDVPTGALALGRARQVTKPGWVEAKKAARDQKQT from the coding sequence ATGGACACGCAACAATTTGCCATAGCCATCATGGCCGCCGGAAAAGGCACGCGGCTCAAGAGCAAGCGCCCAAAAGTGCTCCACGAAATCGGCGGCCGCGCTCTCCTGCTGCACGTCATCGCCGCAGCAAAAAAGGTCGTTCCGGCCAGCAACATCTACTGCATCATCGGCCATGAAGCTGATCGTGTCCGCGCAGCCGTCGAGTCCACCGGCGTCCAGTTCGTCCTCCAGCCGGAACAGCGCGGTACCGGCCACGCCATGCAGATGGTCAAGGCATTCTTCGCGCTCTCTGGCGCGCCGATACCGGAGAACCTTCTCGTCCTCTCCGGCGACGTCCCGTTGATCCGCCCTGAAACCATCACCTCCATCTGCGAGACCCACCTCCGCGAAAAGGCGGCGATGACCATCCTCACCGCCGTACCCTCCGATCCCACTGGTTACGGCCGCGTCCTCCGAGTGAACCCGAATGCGCCTGAAGTCACAGCGATCGTCGAGCAGAAATCACTCAACCCCGACCAACTCGCAACACCCGAGATCAACTCCGGCATCTATTGCTTCCGCACCGCTTCCCTCTTCGAAAAACTCGACAGGCTCGACACCAACAACGCTCATGGCGAGTTCTACCTCACAGACGTCGCCGCAATGCTGGTCGCCGACGGCCAGCGCGTCGTCGCCGTAAAAGCGGACTCGGTCGACGAAGTGCTCGGAGCGAACACCATCGCCGAGATGATGCACCTCGACGCGGCGATGCGACTCGAAACAACAAAGAGGCTGATGGCCGCAGGAGTGACGATCTTCCGCCCCGATACTTGCGTAATCGACGCCGAAGTTGAAATCGGACCCGATAGTGTTATCGAGCCATATGTACAACTCTTTGGCGCAACGAAGATCGGCTCTGACTGCCGTGTACGTTCGTACTCGGTGCTCCAGAACACGACGATTGGTGACAATGTTACGGTCCGCAACGGTTGCATCATGGACTCAGCAACAATTGCAAACAATGCGATTATCGGGCCGTACTCGCACCTGAGGCCCGAGAGCGAGATCGGCGAAGGCGCTCACGTCGGCAACTTCGTCGAGACCAAGAAGGTCACACTCGGCGCAGGATCGAAGGCGAACCACCTGAACTATCTCGGCGATGCCGTGATCGGGGCGAACGTAAACGTCGGAGCCGGTGCGATCACGTGCAACTACGACGGAGTGAACAAGCACCGGACGACGATAGGCGACAACGTCTTCGTCGGCTCGGACTCGACGCTGGTCGCGCCCGTCACTATCGAATCCGGCTCCTACATCGCCGCTGGGAGTACCATTACCGACGATGTTCCAACGGGTGCTCTCGCACTCGGACGCGCCCGCCAGGTGACAAAACCCGGTTGGGTCGAAGCAAAGAAAGCCGCCCGGGATCAGAAGCAGACATAG
- a CDS encoding phage tail protein, with the protein MAVNKDPLEDFSFVVNWGGTRTGVTRVSPLKWSTSVVTHRDGSSATNSPQKAPGLTAYEPITLEREIVQGDLDFQSWASQVVSVGGGGSGYRRDVTITLLDGQHNVVIVFRLKNCWPSAYEAITELNADTSHVAIERLTLEYESFVRSDA; encoded by the coding sequence ATGGCGGTGAATAAAGATCCGTTGGAGGACTTCTCGTTTGTTGTGAACTGGGGCGGTACGCGTACGGGGGTGACGCGCGTGAGTCCTTTGAAATGGAGCACGAGTGTGGTGACCCACCGCGATGGCTCGAGCGCTACGAATTCACCGCAAAAGGCGCCGGGGCTTACGGCCTATGAGCCGATCACTCTGGAAAGAGAGATTGTTCAGGGTGACCTGGATTTTCAGTCGTGGGCGAGCCAGGTGGTGTCCGTTGGGGGTGGAGGGAGCGGCTACCGGCGGGATGTCACGATTACACTGCTGGACGGACAGCACAATGTGGTGATTGTGTTTCGGCTGAAGAACTGTTGGCCAAGTGCTTACGAGGCAATCACGGAGCTGAATGCGGACACCTCGCATGTTGCGATCGAGCGGCTCACGCTGGAATACGAGTCATTTGTGCGGAGCGATGCGTAG
- a CDS encoding response regulator — translation MPHERVLVVDDEAPVRGIVAALLEHSGYSSVTAGSADEAIETLSQDHGYSLVLSDIMMPGTDGLTLLDRISADHPGLPVIMCTAVHDVHVATSAFRRGAFDYLLKPFERIQLEGAVARAAEHSRNLRQNIAYRQHLEEIISARTSRLRSTMQDLERSYDITIEAMGDALDLRDEETEGHSRRVTAYTVALARSAGVDGDHLRIIARGAFLHDIGKIATPDAILLKPGRLNAEEMVIMREHCQSGYDMVRKIPFLREAAEIVYAHQERFDGSGYPRGLKGEEIPLGARIFAIADALDAITSDRPYRKGASYDVARSEIIRCSGTQFDPEIVRIFQEIKDEAWSSLRERSRHCDFLAFTAL, via the coding sequence ATGCCACATGAAAGAGTCCTTGTGGTTGATGACGAGGCACCGGTAAGGGGTATCGTGGCTGCGTTGCTTGAACACAGCGGCTACTCTTCTGTCACTGCGGGCAGCGCGGATGAGGCGATTGAGACGCTCAGCCAGGACCACGGATACTCTCTAGTTCTTTCCGACATTATGATGCCGGGCACCGATGGTTTGACACTTCTCGATCGAATCTCTGCCGATCATCCGGGCCTGCCTGTGATCATGTGTACCGCAGTGCATGACGTCCACGTCGCCACCAGCGCATTTCGTCGAGGCGCGTTCGACTATCTCTTGAAGCCCTTCGAACGCATTCAACTTGAGGGAGCGGTTGCTCGTGCAGCCGAACACAGCCGCAATTTACGACAGAATATTGCGTATCGTCAGCACCTTGAAGAGATCATCTCGGCGCGCACAAGCCGGTTACGATCGACGATGCAAGACCTCGAACGCAGCTACGACATCACGATTGAAGCTATGGGCGATGCTCTGGACCTGCGCGACGAAGAGACCGAGGGGCACTCGCGGCGAGTGACCGCATATACCGTGGCGTTGGCCCGATCTGCCGGTGTCGATGGAGACCATCTGCGCATCATCGCTCGCGGGGCATTCCTTCACGATATTGGAAAGATCGCAACTCCCGACGCTATTTTGCTAAAACCGGGACGGCTCAACGCGGAAGAGATGGTCATCATGCGGGAGCACTGCCAGAGCGGCTACGACATGGTTCGCAAGATTCCCTTCCTGCGCGAAGCAGCCGAGATTGTCTATGCCCATCAGGAGAGATTCGACGGTAGCGGATATCCACGCGGATTAAAAGGAGAGGAGATCCCGCTAGGAGCGCGCATCTTCGCAATCGCAGATGCGCTCGATGCGATCACGTCCGATCGTCCTTACCGCAAGGGTGCAAGTTACGACGTGGCGCGTAGTGAGATCATACGGTGTTCCGGAACACAGTTCGATCCTGAGATTGTCAGGATATTTCAGGAGATTAAGGATGAGGCCTGGAGCAGTCTGCGTGAGCGATCCAGGCACTGCGACTTCCTCGCATTTACGGCCCTCTGA
- a CDS encoding insulinase family protein, whose product MRARRVLAATITLGLALCAARAQDLASFEKRTHVKVLPNGLTLIVCERPEAPVFSFYTLVDAGSANDPQGASGLAHMFEHMAFKGSEQIGTTNYPAEKLALSKVETAYAAYDDEYRKRVGQDPKKLESLKKAFDDAQDAAQKYVIPNQFSEIAEQNGAVGINASTSEDSTQYFWSMPSNRLELWAYLESQRIAQPVQREFYKERDVVQEERRMRIDSSPVGRMVEQFLATAYVAHPYGRSGVGWESEISQVSATEAEAFHKKYYTPSNIVIAVVGDLKASETMPVLERYFSKIPPGPKPTPMTTVEPPQFAEKSVVIKEATQPFYIEGYHRPDYRDPDDSVYDAITDIFSNGRTARLYRSLVRDQRIAAAAEGFSGFPGYKFPGLFAFYAVPLPGHTPDEIRDSIHKELDRLKTSDVSDEELERFKTRARADLLRGLADNDGLAHQLAEYQTRYGDWRQLFRDLDKINAVKKEDIRRVANKIFVDSNRTSARIEFVAPQKPAQASQGGAQ is encoded by the coding sequence GTGCGCGCTCGACGTGTGCTAGCAGCAACCATCACCCTCGGTCTTGCCCTGTGCGCCGCTCGCGCGCAGGACCTCGCGAGCTTCGAGAAGCGGACCCACGTCAAGGTCCTTCCCAACGGGCTGACACTCATCGTCTGCGAGCGGCCCGAGGCCCCCGTCTTCAGCTTCTACACCCTCGTCGACGCCGGCTCAGCCAACGACCCCCAGGGTGCCAGCGGCCTCGCACACATGTTCGAGCACATGGCCTTCAAGGGCTCCGAGCAGATCGGCACCACCAACTACCCCGCCGAAAAACTCGCACTCTCCAAAGTCGAAACCGCCTACGCCGCCTACGATGACGAATACCGCAAGCGCGTCGGCCAGGACCCTAAAAAGCTCGAGTCCCTGAAGAAAGCCTTCGACGACGCGCAGGATGCCGCACAGAAGTATGTCATCCCCAACCAGTTCTCCGAGATCGCCGAGCAGAACGGCGCCGTCGGCATCAACGCCTCCACCAGTGAGGACTCGACGCAGTACTTCTGGTCGATGCCGTCCAACCGCCTCGAGCTGTGGGCCTACCTCGAAAGCCAGCGGATCGCTCAGCCCGTCCAGCGCGAGTTCTACAAGGAGCGCGACGTCGTCCAGGAGGAGCGCCGCATGCGCATCGACTCCTCCCCCGTGGGCCGCATGGTCGAGCAGTTCCTCGCCACCGCCTACGTCGCACACCCCTATGGCCGCTCCGGAGTTGGCTGGGAGAGTGAGATCTCGCAGGTCTCCGCCACCGAGGCCGAGGCCTTTCACAAGAAGTACTACACGCCGTCGAACATCGTCATCGCCGTCGTCGGCGACCTCAAGGCCTCCGAGACCATGCCCGTCCTCGAGCGCTACTTCTCGAAGATCCCGCCCGGCCCCAAGCCCACGCCGATGACCACCGTCGAACCGCCGCAGTTCGCCGAAAAATCCGTCGTCATTAAAGAGGCCACGCAGCCCTTCTATATCGAGGGCTACCACCGCCCCGACTACCGCGACCCCGACGACTCCGTCTACGACGCCATCACCGACATCTTCTCCAACGGACGCACCGCGCGCCTCTACCGATCGCTCGTCCGCGACCAGAGGATCGCCGCCGCGGCCGAAGGCTTCTCCGGCTTCCCAGGTTACAAGTTCCCCGGCCTCTTCGCCTTCTACGCTGTCCCCCTCCCCGGCCACACACCCGACGAGATCCGCGACAGCATCCACAAAGAGCTCGACCGCCTCAAGACCTCCGACGTCTCCGATGAAGAGCTCGAGCGCTTCAAGACCCGCGCCCGCGCCGACCTCCTCCGCGGCCTGGCCGACAACGACGGCCTCGCCCACCAACTCGCCGAGTACCAGACCCGCTACGGCGACTGGCGACAGCTCTTCCGCGACCTCGACAAGATCAACGCCGTCAAGAAAGAAGACATCCGCCGCGTCGCCAACAAGATCTTCGTCGACTCAAACCGCACCAGCGCACGCATCGAGTTCGTCGCGCCACAAAAACCCGCACAAGCCAGCCAGGGAGGCGCGCAGTGA
- a CDS encoding insulinase family protein, protein MNRYRLAFSAALIAAIFTPSVSLAQAAPVAAPPKPAAPAQPWKKIPIPPLHAFKPEQPKRIELANGLVIFLQEDHELPFINGSILIRGGSRDEPANKVGLVSMYGQTWRTSGTTTISGDKLDDQLELKAARVETSGGSANTSLRWSSFKQDFDSVFASAIDLLLHPAFKADKLALSKRQIDTGISRRNDDASGIAIREAVKLVYGPTSPFARQPEYATVAAVTLDDLKAWHDKTVVPNGMIVAVSGDFDSAEMEQKLRAAFEPMRKGQTIAPEKFTFTDPTPGIRFANKDDVNQSNVLIVGLGTERSNPDYYALSVMNEVFSGGFGSRVVQNVRTKLGLAYSVDGSFGASYDHPGIFYVIAGTKSASTVAATKAMLDEVNRLKTVPPSPTELAKAKDQLLNSFIFHYDSPDKILNEQVTLAFYGYPSDFLEKYKTGIEKVTAADVSRVANKYVDQSKLGIVVVGNQPEIKPPLSELGKVTDLDITIPPPPGKPGQ, encoded by the coding sequence ATGAATCGTTATCGGCTAGCCTTCTCCGCTGCACTCATCGCGGCAATCTTCACGCCATCCGTTTCGCTCGCGCAGGCTGCTCCTGTCGCGGCACCACCAAAGCCCGCCGCCCCGGCACAGCCGTGGAAGAAGATACCCATCCCGCCACTCCACGCCTTTAAGCCTGAGCAGCCTAAGCGCATCGAGCTTGCGAACGGTCTCGTCATCTTCCTCCAGGAAGACCACGAGCTTCCCTTCATCAACGGCTCCATCCTCATCCGCGGTGGCAGCCGCGACGAGCCCGCTAACAAGGTCGGCCTCGTCTCTATGTACGGCCAGACGTGGCGCACCAGCGGCACCACGACGATCAGCGGCGACAAGCTCGACGATCAGCTTGAACTCAAGGCCGCGCGCGTCGAAACCTCCGGAGGCTCCGCCAACACCTCCCTCCGCTGGTCCAGCTTCAAGCAGGATTTCGACTCCGTCTTCGCCTCGGCCATCGATCTCCTCCTCCACCCCGCCTTCAAGGCCGACAAGCTCGCCCTGAGCAAGCGCCAGATCGACACCGGCATCTCCCGCCGCAACGACGACGCCTCGGGCATCGCCATCCGCGAAGCCGTCAAGCTCGTCTACGGCCCCACCAGCCCATTCGCGCGCCAGCCCGAGTACGCCACCGTCGCCGCCGTCACCCTCGACGATCTCAAGGCCTGGCACGACAAGACCGTTGTCCCCAACGGCATGATCGTCGCCGTCTCCGGAGACTTCGACTCCGCCGAGATGGAGCAGAAGCTCCGCGCTGCCTTCGAGCCCATGCGGAAGGGCCAGACCATCGCGCCTGAAAAGTTCACCTTCACCGACCCCACGCCCGGCATCCGCTTCGCCAACAAGGACGACGTCAACCAGTCCAACGTACTCATCGTCGGCCTCGGCACCGAGCGTTCCAATCCTGACTACTACGCGCTCTCCGTCATGAACGAGGTCTTCTCCGGCGGCTTCGGTTCGCGCGTCGTGCAGAACGTCCGCACCAAGCTCGGCCTCGCCTACTCCGTCGATGGCAGCTTCGGAGCCTCCTACGACCACCCCGGCATCTTCTACGTCATCGCCGGGACCAAGAGTGCCTCCACCGTTGCAGCCACCAAGGCGATGCTCGACGAAGTCAACCGCCTCAAGACCGTCCCGCCATCGCCAACCGAGTTGGCCAAAGCCAAAGACCAGCTCCTGAACTCCTTCATCTTCCACTACGACTCACCCGACAAGATCCTCAACGAGCAGGTCACGCTCGCCTTCTACGGCTACCCATCAGACTTCCTCGAGAAGTACAAGACCGGCATCGAAAAGGTCACCGCCGCCGACGTCTCCCGCGTGGCGAACAAATACGTCGACCAGTCCAAACTAGGCATCGTCGTAGTAGGCAACCAACCTGAGATCAAGCCCCCGCTCTCCGAACTAGGCAAAGTCACCGACCTCGACATCACCATCCCACCACCACCCGGCAAACCCGGCCAGTAG
- a CDS encoding carboxypeptidase regulatory-like domain-containing protein has translation MSGRIVGTVQDRSKAIVPNVKVSVINQETNITAVATTNAEGQFRIENLQPGNYRVRFDAPGFRPYISNGNTVVVDNATQVNAILEVGSKAETIEVTAATPLIDTTSSSMGQVISQSQIESLPLNGRIFSQLVQTVPGSVATGFGSAPESAAGAGATTAISASVNGLPWAGTTYTLDGVSNMELLNGFINITPPLDSLQEVKASLNNADATVGTYGGAQVNAILKSGTNVLHGSAYEYFRSDSLNAYQWRATTKAPYRSNQFGGSFGGPISPPQRRFSSSCQ, from the coding sequence GTGAGCGGCAGAATTGTGGGAACTGTGCAAGATAGAAGCAAAGCGATCGTCCCCAATGTGAAGGTCTCTGTGATCAATCAGGAGACGAATATCACTGCGGTGGCCACAACGAACGCCGAAGGGCAATTCCGAATTGAGAACCTTCAGCCCGGCAATTACCGGGTACGATTTGATGCTCCAGGCTTTCGTCCCTATATTTCTAATGGAAATACAGTCGTCGTGGACAATGCGACGCAGGTAAATGCCATTCTGGAGGTTGGGTCCAAAGCGGAGACTATTGAAGTGACGGCAGCCACGCCACTGATCGACACCACCAGCAGCTCCATGGGACAGGTCATCAGTCAGTCGCAGATTGAAAGCCTGCCGCTGAATGGCAGGATTTTCTCACAGTTGGTTCAGACTGTTCCTGGCTCAGTCGCCACAGGATTCGGAAGTGCTCCTGAGTCTGCAGCTGGTGCCGGGGCAACTACGGCGATCAGTGCGAGCGTCAACGGACTGCCATGGGCCGGAACCACGTACACGCTCGACGGCGTGAGCAACATGGAACTATTGAATGGATTTATCAACATAACGCCGCCACTCGATTCACTCCAGGAAGTCAAAGCCTCGTTAAACAATGCGGACGCGACGGTTGGCACCTACGGAGGTGCGCAGGTTAACGCGATCCTCAAATCCGGCACCAATGTTCTGCACGGGTCGGCCTACGAGTACTTTCGCAGCGATTCCCTGAACGCATATCAGTGGAGAGCAACGACCAAAGCTCCGTATCGTTCGAACCAGTTTGGCGGCTCCTTCGGTGGTCCCATCTCCCCACCTCAGCGTCGCTTCAGTTCATCTTGCCAGTAG
- a CDS encoding 4a-hydroxytetrahydrobiopterin dehydratase, whose product MPTLNQAEIAAYLTTDPGWKLDSGKLVREWSFSTFTEAIGFVNKVADLAESAGHHPDIDVRYNKVQLSLVSHDAGGITKRDIKMAARISDVFGRT is encoded by the coding sequence ATGCCCACACTGAATCAAGCGGAGATCGCTGCTTACCTTACAACGGATCCTGGATGGAAGCTGGACTCGGGAAAACTTGTCCGTGAATGGAGCTTCAGCACTTTCACAGAAGCAATAGGCTTCGTCAACAAAGTTGCCGATCTCGCGGAATCGGCAGGTCACCATCCTGATATCGACGTTCGCTACAACAAAGTTCAGCTGAGTCTTGTCTCCCATGACGCCGGAGGGATCACCAAACGCGATATCAAAATGGCCGCTCGCATTAGCGATGTATTCGGTCGAACCTAA
- a CDS encoding EamA family transporter, with product MNWIFWAFLSAVFAAMTALFAKVGVANIDSNLATAIRTSVIVLFTWAVAFGLEKHNGLTEIGRKSWIFLILSGVCTGLSWLCYFRALQMGPASSVAPVDKLSVVFVVIGAWLFLGEKLTLIKAGGASLIAIGAVILAFA from the coding sequence ATGAACTGGATCTTCTGGGCGTTTCTTTCGGCTGTCTTCGCCGCCATGACTGCGCTATTCGCCAAGGTGGGTGTGGCCAATATCGACTCAAACCTTGCCACGGCGATACGCACCTCGGTGATCGTCTTGTTTACGTGGGCGGTCGCGTTTGGCCTGGAGAAACACAATGGCCTTACCGAGATTGGACGGAAGAGTTGGATATTTTTGATCCTGTCTGGAGTTTGTACAGGCCTGTCGTGGCTTTGTTATTTCCGCGCCTTGCAGATGGGGCCTGCTTCGAGTGTCGCTCCTGTCGACAAGCTTAGTGTGGTCTTCGTGGTCATTGGAGCGTGGCTGTTTCTAGGGGAGAAGCTAACTCTTATCAAGGCTGGCGGAGCTTCGTTAATCGCTATTGGCGCGGTGATTCTTGCTTTTGCCTGA